A section of the Stenotrophomonas acidaminiphila genome encodes:
- a CDS encoding mitomycin resistance protein produces the protein MNPTKVDRNHLLRLTDLPNVGPACEKDLRLIGIRVPAHLRGRDPYDMYAQLCLKTGVVHDPCVIDVFLSVVRFMEGGDPQPWWAFSRERKAALARDPLTL, from the coding sequence ATGAACCCCACCAAGGTCGACCGCAATCACCTGTTGCGTCTGACCGACCTGCCGAATGTCGGGCCGGCCTGTGAAAAGGATCTTCGTCTGATCGGAATCCGGGTTCCCGCGCACCTGCGCGGGCGTGATCCCTATGACATGTACGCGCAGCTGTGCCTGAAAACCGGCGTGGTGCACGACCCCTGCGTGATCGACGTGTTCCTGTCGGTCGTGCGCTTCATGGAGGGCGGCGATCCGCAGCCGTGGTGGGCCTTCAGCCGCGAGCGCAAGGCCGCCCTGGCGCGGGACCCGCTGACGCTGTGA
- a CDS encoding chromosome partitioning protein ParB, whose amino-acid sequence MSAAKKRGLGRGLDALLGPKGAVTPVSVAAVAEPQPGEVLRKLQIDLLQPGKYQPRREMDEAKLSELSESIKAQGVIQPILVRQVEGGRYEIVAGERRWRASRLAGLDEVPVVVRELEDRTVIAMALIENIQREDLNPLEEAEALQRLISEFSLTHAEAAQAVGRSRASVSNLLRLIDLPAGVRVLLESRRLEMGHARALLTLAPELATKLAQDAADEGWSVREVEHRAQQFAAGKVPGARKARPVPSAPQADIASLETELSESLGTRVAINHGRGGKGKLVIHYTDLDTLDGVLERLRTRQHG is encoded by the coding sequence ATGAGCGCTGCGAAGAAACGTGGACTGGGCCGTGGCCTCGATGCGCTGCTGGGCCCCAAGGGCGCGGTGACCCCGGTGTCGGTGGCGGCGGTGGCCGAGCCGCAGCCGGGCGAGGTGCTGCGCAAGCTGCAGATCGACCTGCTGCAGCCGGGCAAGTACCAGCCGCGCCGCGAGATGGACGAGGCCAAGCTGTCCGAGCTGTCCGAGTCGATCAAGGCCCAGGGCGTGATCCAGCCGATCCTGGTGCGCCAGGTCGAGGGCGGCAGGTACGAGATCGTCGCCGGCGAACGCCGCTGGCGCGCCTCGCGCCTGGCCGGGCTGGACGAAGTGCCGGTGGTGGTGCGCGAACTGGAAGACCGCACCGTCATCGCCATGGCGCTGATCGAGAACATCCAGCGCGAGGACCTCAACCCGCTGGAAGAGGCCGAGGCGCTGCAGCGGCTGATCTCCGAGTTCTCGCTGACCCACGCCGAAGCCGCGCAGGCGGTGGGCCGCTCGCGCGCCTCGGTGTCCAACCTGCTGCGCCTGATCGACCTGCCCGCCGGCGTGCGCGTGCTGCTGGAAAGCCGCCGCCTGGAAATGGGCCACGCCCGCGCGCTGCTGACGCTGGCGCCGGAGCTGGCGACCAAGCTGGCGCAGGACGCCGCCGACGAAGGCTGGTCGGTGCGCGAAGTCGAGCACCGCGCCCAGCAGTTCGCCGCCGGCAAGGTGCCCGGGGCGCGCAAGGCCAGGCCGGTGCCGAGCGCGCCGCAGGCCGACATCGCCTCGCTGGAGACCGAGCTGTCCGAATCGCTGGGCACCAGGGTCGCCATCAACCACGGCCGTGGCGGCAAGGGCAAGCTGGTCATCCACTACACCGACCTGGACACGCTCGACGGCGTGCTGGAGAGGCTGCGTACCCGTCAGCACGGCTGA
- a CDS encoding chromosome partitioning protein: MARIIAIANQKGGVGKTTTAVNLAAALAAAPRRVLLVDLDSQGNATMGSGVDKREVAASTCDLLLGESAAADIRVKAPEGYDLLPGNIDLTAAEIQLMEQEGREQRLKRALAPIRGEYDFILIDCPPALSLLTLNALAAADSVLVPMQCEYYALEGLSALVETIEALRANLNPALEIEGVLRTMFDVRNNLANAVSAELTEHFGDRVFRTIVPRNVRLAEAPSHGQSIVGYDRTSRGGVAYLGLAGELIRRTDERNRAVRAMEAV; encoded by the coding sequence ATGGCTCGCATCATCGCCATCGCCAACCAGAAAGGCGGCGTCGGCAAGACCACCACCGCCGTGAACCTGGCCGCCGCCCTTGCCGCAGCGCCCCGGCGCGTGCTGCTGGTCGACCTGGATTCGCAGGGCAACGCGACCATGGGCAGCGGCGTGGACAAGCGCGAGGTCGCGGCATCGACCTGCGACCTGCTGCTGGGCGAGAGCGCCGCGGCCGACATCCGGGTGAAGGCGCCGGAGGGCTACGACCTGCTGCCGGGCAACATCGACCTGACCGCGGCCGAGATCCAGCTGATGGAGCAGGAAGGCCGCGAACAGCGGCTCAAGCGCGCGCTGGCGCCGATCCGCGGCGAGTACGACTTCATCCTGATCGACTGCCCGCCGGCACTGTCGCTGCTGACCCTCAACGCGCTGGCCGCCGCCGACTCGGTGCTGGTGCCGATGCAGTGCGAGTACTACGCGCTGGAAGGCCTGAGCGCGCTGGTGGAGACCATCGAGGCGCTGCGCGCCAACCTGAACCCGGCGCTGGAAATCGAAGGCGTGCTGCGCACCATGTTCGACGTGCGCAACAACCTGGCCAACGCGGTCTCGGCCGAGTTGACCGAGCATTTCGGCGACCGCGTGTTCCGCACCATCGTGCCGCGCAACGTGCGCCTGGCCGAGGCGCCGAGCCACGGCCAGAGCATCGTCGGCTACGACCGCACCTCGCGCGGCGGCGTGGCCTACCTCGGCCTGGCGGGCGAACTGATCCGCCGCACCGATGAACGCAACAGGGCCGTCAGGGCCATGGAGGCTGTCTGA
- a CDS encoding 16S rRNA (guanine(527)-N(7))-methyltransferase RsmG → MNDTSLPPGVADELQRGLQAMGLDAALAPPLLAYLALLVRWNRTYNLTAIRDPHEMVTRHLLDSLAMVPHVESGTLADLGTGPGLPGIPLAIARPQLQVTLVESNGKKARFLREAVRQLGLGNARVAESRAEALDEPAAYDNLTARAMDTLAGIVAVGGHLLRPGGHLLAMKGVYPHEEIAALPADWHVLEVRPLPVPGLVGERHLVVCSRGSTGQDGK, encoded by the coding sequence ATGAACGACACTTCCCTCCCGCCCGGCGTGGCCGACGAACTGCAGCGCGGCCTGCAGGCCATGGGCCTGGACGCCGCGCTGGCACCGCCGCTGCTGGCCTACCTGGCGCTGCTGGTGCGCTGGAACCGCACCTACAACCTCACCGCCATCCGCGACCCGCACGAGATGGTCACCCGCCACCTGCTCGATTCGCTGGCGATGGTGCCGCACGTCGAATCCGGCACCCTGGCCGACCTCGGCACCGGCCCCGGGCTGCCCGGCATCCCGCTGGCCATCGCCCGCCCGCAGCTGCAGGTGACGCTGGTGGAGAGCAACGGCAAGAAGGCGCGCTTCCTGCGCGAAGCGGTGCGCCAGCTCGGCCTGGGCAACGCCCGCGTCGCCGAATCCCGCGCCGAAGCGCTGGACGAGCCGGCCGCCTACGACAACCTCACCGCGCGCGCCATGGACACCCTGGCCGGCATCGTCGCGGTCGGCGGCCACCTGCTGCGCCCCGGCGGCCACCTGCTGGCGATGAAGGGCGTATACCCGCACGAGGAAATCGCCGCGCTGCCGGCCGACTGGCACGTGCTCGAGGTGCGCCCGCTGCCGGTGCCGGGGCTGGTCGGCGAGCGCCACCTGGTGGTGTGCAGCCGCGGGAGCACCGGGCAGGACGGCAAGTAG
- a CDS encoding 4-phosphopantetheinyl transferase, with protein MALMQTLQAWRFGQVRVWQLPHQPGARGEPQARELLAAELGTTPQALPLTRDERGRPWLIGELAHYGTGWSHSGGHLLVALGEHARLGVDLEQQRPRRQMRQVIARFFHPDEIAWLDGLDDAAREHWFFRVWCAKEALLKAHGHGLSFGLHRLCFAPGADGALRLAWCDPGLGEAARWHLHEWQATPDFRAALAWYPF; from the coding sequence GTGGCGTTGATGCAGACGCTTCAGGCCTGGCGCTTCGGGCAGGTCAGGGTATGGCAGCTGCCGCACCAGCCCGGCGCGCGTGGCGAGCCGCAGGCGCGCGAACTGCTGGCGGCCGAACTCGGCACCACGCCGCAGGCGCTGCCGCTGACCCGCGACGAGCGCGGGCGGCCCTGGCTGATCGGCGAACTGGCCCATTACGGCACCGGCTGGAGCCACAGCGGCGGCCACCTGCTGGTGGCGCTGGGCGAACACGCCCGGCTCGGCGTGGACCTGGAACAGCAGCGCCCGCGCCGGCAGATGCGGCAGGTGATCGCGCGCTTCTTCCATCCCGACGAGATCGCCTGGCTGGACGGCCTGGACGATGCCGCCCGCGAACACTGGTTCTTCCGCGTGTGGTGCGCCAAGGAAGCGCTGCTCAAGGCGCATGGACACGGCCTGTCCTTCGGCCTGCACCGGTTGTGCTTCGCTCCCGGCGCGGACGGTGCGCTGCGCCTGGCCTGGTGCGACCCCGGGCTTGGCGAAGCCGCGCGCTGGCACCTGCACGAATGGCAGGCCACGCCGGACTTCCGCGCCGCGCTGGCGTGGTACCCGTTTTGA
- a CDS encoding transglycosylase — MGIIIWLIVGGVVGWLASLIMRRDAQQGIILNIVVGIIGAMIAGFLFSGGSINGAITLRSFLLSLVGAVILLAIVNLFTRKSIR; from the coding sequence ATGGGCATCATCATCTGGTTGATCGTGGGCGGCGTAGTCGGCTGGCTGGCCAGCCTCATCATGCGCCGCGACGCGCAGCAGGGCATCATCCTGAACATCGTGGTGGGCATCATCGGCGCAATGATCGCCGGCTTCCTGTTCAGCGGCGGCAGCATCAACGGCGCCATCACCCTGCGGTCGTTCCTGTTGTCACTGGTGGGCGCGGTGATCCTGCTGGCCATCGTCAACCTGTTCACGCGCAAGAGCATCCGGTAG
- a CDS encoding exodeoxyribonuclease III, which produces MKIASWNVNSLNVRLPHLEQWLAGFAPDVVGIQETKLEDHRFPDTRLLELGYRNVFAGQKTYNGVALLARDPIEDVQVGIPGFDDEQKRAIAGTVNGVRVVNLYVVNGQDVGTDKYAYKLRWLEAVHGWIADELRKYPKLVVLGDFNIAPDDRDVHDPAVWNGDHILTSTAERGALNKLLQLGLHDGFRLHNDAAGVFSWWDYRAAGFRRDLGLRIDLTLVSEALRHKAVAAGIDREPRTWDRPSDHAPAWVVVEE; this is translated from the coding sequence ATGAAAATCGCCTCGTGGAACGTCAATTCGCTCAATGTCCGCCTGCCGCACCTGGAACAGTGGCTGGCCGGCTTCGCCCCGGACGTGGTCGGCATCCAGGAAACCAAGCTGGAGGATCACAGGTTCCCGGACACGCGGCTGCTGGAACTGGGCTACCGCAACGTGTTCGCCGGGCAGAAGACCTACAACGGCGTGGCGCTGCTGGCGCGCGACCCGATCGAGGACGTGCAGGTCGGCATCCCCGGCTTCGACGACGAGCAGAAGCGGGCGATCGCCGGCACCGTCAATGGCGTGCGCGTGGTCAACCTCTATGTGGTGAACGGGCAGGACGTGGGCACCGACAAGTACGCCTACAAGCTGCGCTGGCTGGAGGCGGTGCACGGCTGGATCGCCGACGAGCTGCGGAAGTACCCGAAGCTGGTGGTGCTGGGCGACTTCAACATCGCCCCCGACGACCGCGACGTGCACGACCCGGCGGTCTGGAACGGCGACCACATCCTCACGTCGACCGCCGAGCGTGGCGCGCTGAACAAGCTGCTGCAGCTGGGCCTGCACGACGGTTTCCGGCTGCACAACGACGCCGCCGGGGTGTTCAGCTGGTGGGATTACCGCGCCGCCGGCTTCCGCCGCGACCTGGGCCTGCGCATCGACCTGACCCTGGTGTCCGAGGCGCTGCGGCACAAGGCGGTGGCCGCCGGCATCGACCGCGAGCCGCGTACCTGGGACCGCCCCAGCGACCATGCGCCGGCCTGGGTGGTGGTTGAGGAGTGA
- a CDS encoding CoA ester lyase, whose product MRSKLFVPGARPELFDKALAGAADVLSFDLEDSVPEAGKAAARVQVGGFLRRADVAASGRLLIVRCNGTDTAHFAADLAAVALPSVWLLNLPKVESVAQVHQAVAVLERAEAGNGVARPIGLLLNIETPRGLRLAAELAAAHPRVAGLQLGLGDLFAPNGVARTTDNVHATLFALRMAAAEAGVFACDGAFPDVADEDGFRAEARLARDLGFIGKSCIHPRQVGLANAVFGVSDAALAEAGRIVAAAAAASAQGRGAFLFEGRMIDLPFLRRAEALLATAGRAHAAS is encoded by the coding sequence ATGCGTAGCAAGCTGTTCGTGCCCGGCGCACGCCCGGAACTGTTCGACAAGGCGCTGGCCGGCGCGGCCGATGTCCTGTCATTCGACCTGGAGGATTCGGTGCCGGAGGCCGGCAAGGCCGCCGCCCGGGTACAGGTCGGCGGGTTCCTGCGCCGCGCGGACGTCGCCGCCAGCGGGCGGCTGCTGATCGTACGCTGCAACGGCACCGATACTGCCCATTTCGCCGCCGACCTGGCCGCGGTGGCGTTGCCCTCGGTGTGGCTGCTCAACCTGCCCAAGGTCGAATCGGTGGCGCAGGTGCACCAGGCAGTCGCGGTGCTGGAACGCGCCGAGGCCGGCAACGGCGTCGCGCGGCCGATCGGCCTGCTGCTCAACATCGAGACGCCGCGCGGCCTGCGCCTGGCCGCCGAGCTGGCCGCCGCGCATCCACGCGTGGCCGGGCTGCAGCTGGGCCTCGGCGATCTGTTCGCGCCCAACGGCGTCGCCCGCACCACGGACAACGTCCACGCCACCCTGTTCGCGCTGCGCATGGCGGCGGCCGAGGCCGGGGTGTTCGCCTGCGATGGCGCGTTCCCCGATGTCGCCGACGAGGACGGGTTCCGTGCCGAGGCGCGGCTGGCCCGGGACCTGGGCTTCATCGGCAAGAGCTGCATCCACCCGCGCCAGGTGGGCCTGGCCAACGCGGTGTTCGGCGTGTCCGACGCGGCGCTCGCCGAAGCCGGCCGCATCGTCGCCGCCGCCGCGGCCGCCAGCGCCCAGGGCCGCGGCGCGTTCCTGTTCGAGGGACGCATGATCGACCTGCCTTTCCTGCGCCGCGCCGAAGCGCTGCTGGCCACCGCCGGCCGCGCCCACGCCGCGTCCTGA